One region of Sebastes fasciatus isolate fSebFas1 chromosome 1, fSebFas1.pri, whole genome shotgun sequence genomic DNA includes:
- the cacna1da gene encoding calcium channel, voltage-dependent, L type, alpha 1D subunit, a isoform X11: MSANGPAPDPAPSAPEAPPAPTPAPAAAPAAPAAPPAPAPPALPAPVSSTIPVGALAQKKRQQYAKSKKQGSNANSRPPRALFCLKLNNPIRRACISLVEWKPFDIFILIAIFANCMALAVYVPFPADDSNSTNHDLETVEYAFLIIFTIETFLKIIAYGLVMHQNAYVRNGWNMLDFVIVVIGLFSVVLELLTKEEKVEVEGDLHPSMHGHGGKPGGFDVKALRAFRVLRPLRLVSGVPSLQVVLNSIIKAMVPLLHIALLVLFVIIIYAIIGLELFIGKMHATCFFPGSGMTPDSIAEEEPAPCAISGHGRQCPINGSECREGWRGPNGGITNFDNFLFAMLTVFQCITMEGWTDVLYWMNDAMGFELPWVYFVSLVIFGSFFVLNLVLGVLSGEFSKEREKAKARGDFQKLREKQQLEEDLKGYLDWITQAEDIDPDNEDEADEGSKRNPSVPASETESVNTENQNGEDEKTPCCGPLCQKISKSKFSRRWRRWNRFCRRKCRLAVKSVPFYWLVIILVFLNTLTISSEHYNQPMWLTQVQDVANKVLLAMFTCEMLVKMYSLGLQAYFVSLFNRFDCFVVCGGITETILVELEIMSPLGISVFRCVRLLRIFKVTRHWQSLSNLVASLLNSMKSIASLLLLLFLFIIIFSLLGMQVFGGKFNFDETQTKRSTFDNFPQALLTVFQILTGEDWNAVMYDGIMAYGGPSSSGMIVCFYFIILFICGNYILLNVFLAIAVDNLADAESLNTDGGGKKGDKKEEEKDDKEEEEENDETAAEEEDPEVPSGPRPVLSDLVKKEKITPIPEGSAFFIFSTTNPFRVFCHKLINHHIFTNLILVFIMLSSVSLAAEDPIRNFSARNIVLGYADYVFTSMFTFEIVLKMTTYGAFLHKGAFCRNYFNLLDLLVVGVSLVSFGIQSSAISVVKILRVLRVLRPLRAINRAKGLKHVVQCVFVAIRTIGNIMIVTTLLQFMFACIGVQLFKGKFYRCTDEAKSAPDECKGTYILYKDGDVNQPTIHKRLWHNSDFNFDNVLMAMMALFTVSTFEGWPSLLYKAIDSNRENLGPIYNYRVEISIFFIIYIIIIAFFMMNIFVGFVIVTFQEQGEKEYKNCELDKNQRQCVEYALKARPLRRYIPKNPYQYKFWYVVNSTGFEYIMFVLIMLNTLCLAVQHYGQSALFNYVMDILNMVFTTVFTVEMVLKLIAFKPRHYFTDAWNTFDALIVVGSVVDIAITEVNNTEDSARISITFFRLFRVMRLVKLLSRGEGIRTLLWTFIKSFQALPYVALLIAMLFFIYAVIGMQVFGKVAMVDGTHINRNNNFQTFPQAVLLLFRCATGEAWQEIMLACIAGKLCDPESDYNPGEEMTCGSGFAIIYFISFYMLCAFLIINLFVAVIMDNFDYLTRDWSILGPHHLDEFKRIWSEYDPEAKGRIKHLDVVTLLRRIQPPLGFGKLCPHRVACKRLVAMNMPLNSDGTVMFNATLFALVRTALKIKTEGNLEQANEELRAVIKKIWKRTSMKLLDQVVPPAGDDEVTVGKFYATFLIQDYFRKFKKRKEEGLVGAHPTQNNTAIALQAGLRTLHDIGPEIRRAISCDLQDDELVDFIPEEDEEIYRRNGGLFGNHLMNGGHRRSNGHQTNATQRPLQVQPPPHYAHMEQPVGRLSRANAMSHPNHHHHHHHHHRHHNSYGKSPKSTNINLNNANVSSLPNGGHHRYYEHAPPNGYPGLRNAYYDYEKPRTPQGQRRRYYETYVRSHGVDGHHPTIRREEEFEEDRLSGEYYSGEEFYEDDSMLSGDRYQNSDAEYETPKGYHHPDSYYEDDEQPLYRDSRRSPKRRLLPATPQGIIPPGHRRPSFNFECLRRQSSQDELPHQRTALPLHLMQHQVMAVAGLDSSRAHRLSPTRSTRSWATPPATPASKDQSPYYTPLIRVDHPHRESAASSQVSVRKSSWYTDDPEFSQRMYSPVHLQVPPEYHSQYHQKRGSATSLVEAVLISEGLGRYAKDPKFVAATKHEIADACEMTIDEMESAASHLLNGGMAPSVNGVNVFPILTPRDYELQDTAASYSDEEPETEPRAPYEEDLADEMICITTL; this comes from the exons ACTCTTCAGTGTTGTCTTGGAGCTTTTGACCAAAGAAGAGAAGGTAGAGGTTGAAGGAGATCTCCATCCGTCGATGCACGGACACGGAGGTAAACCAGGTGGTTTCGATGTTAAAGCCCTACGAGCCTTCCGTGTGCTGCGACCCCTGCGGCTAGTCTCAGGAGTACCCA GTTTACAGGTGGTGTTGAACTCCATCATTAAAGCCATGGTACCTCTCCTTCACATCGCCCTCCTGGTCTTGTTCGTCATCATCATCTATGCTATTATCGGCCTGGAGCTCTTCATCGGTAAAATGCACGCGACCTGCTTTTTTCCTGGCTCAGGGATGACCCCAG ATTCGATAGCAGAAGAGGAACCAGCTCCATGTGCGATCTCAGGGCACGGGCGCCAATGCCCCATCAACGGCAGCGAGTGTAGGGAAGGCTGGCGAGGTCCAAACGGTGGCATCACCAATTTTgacaacttcctgtttgccaTGCTGACGGTGTTTCAGTGCATCACCATGGAGGGCTGGACGGACGTGCTGTACTGG ATGAACGATGCTATGGGCTTTGAGCTTCCATGGGTGTACTTTGTCAGTCTTGTGATCTTCGGCTCCTTTTTCGTTCTTAACCTGGTTTTGGGTGTGTTGAGCGG AGAGTTCtccaaggagagagagaaggccaAAGCTCGCGGAGACTTCCAGAAGCTGCGTGAGaagcagcagctggaggaggatcTGAAGGGTTACCTGGACTGGATCACTCAGGCCGAAGACATAGACCCTGACAACGAggatgaggccgatgaggggAGCAAGCGCAACC CGAGCGTTCCAGCCAGCGAAACAGAATCTGTGAACACCGAGAATCAAAACGGGGAGGATGAAAAGACGCCATGCTGCGGACCTCTGTG TCAAAAAATTTCCAAGTCAAAGTTCAG TCGGCGCTGGCGCCGCTGGAACAGGTTCTGCCGCAGGAAGTGCCGGTTGGCTGTCAAATCGGTGCCTTTCTATTGGCTGGTCATCATCCTGGTGTTCCTCAACACGCTCACTATATCATCAGAGCATTACAACCAGCCCATGTGGCTGACACAAGTGCAGG ATGTGGCCAACAAGGTGCTGCTAGCAATGTTCACATGTGAAATGTTGGTGAAGATGTACAGTCTCGGGCTACAGGCCTATTTCGTGTCACTGTTCAACCGCTTCGACTGCTTCGTGGTGTGTGGAGGAATCACTGAAACCATTCTGGTGGAGCTGGAGATCATGTCTCCTCTCGGTATCTCAGTGTTCCGCTGCGTTCGCCTGCTGAGGATCTTCAAGGTCACACG TCACTGGCAGTCTCTAAGTAACCTGGTGGCGTCCCTGCTCAACTCCATGAAGTCCATCGcttccctgctgctgctgctcttcctcttcatcatcatcttctccCTGCTGGGCATGCAGGTGTTCGGTGGAAAGTTCAACTTTGACGAGACCCAGACCAAGAGGAGCACCTTTGACAACTTCCCCCAAGCCCTTCTCACTGTGTTTCAG ATCCTGACCGGAGAAGACTGGAACGCTGTTATGTACGATGGAATCATGGCCTACGGAGGCCCTTCCTCTTCCGGGATGATCGTGTGCTTTTACTTCATCATCCTCTTCATCTGTGGAAACT ATATCCTCCTGAATGTCTTTTTGGCTATCGCTGTGGACAACTTGGCAGATGCAGAGTCTCTCAACACGGACGGTGGAGGAAAGAAAGG GgacaaaaaggaggaggaaaaagatgacAAG gaggaagaggaggagaatgacGAAACtgcggcggaggaggaggatccAGAAGTCCCGTCGGGGCCTCGGCCGGTCCTCTCTGACCTGGTAAAGAAGGAGAAGATCACTCCGATCCCAGAGGGAAGCGCCTTCTTCATCTTCAGCACCACAAACCC GTTTCGTGTGTTTTGCCACAAACTCATCAACCACCACATATTCACCAACCTCATCCTGGTGTTCATCATGCTCAGCTCCGTCTCGCTCGCAGCTGAGGATCCCATCCGAAACTTCTCAGCTCGCAATATT GTCCTAGGCTATGCAGATTATGTCTTCACTAGTATGTTTACATTTGAGATCGTATTGAAG ATGACAACATATGGAGCCTTTCTCCATAAAGGGGCTTTCTGTAGGAATTACTTCAACCTCCTGGACCTGCTGGTGGTGGGAGTTTCCCTCGTCTCCTTTGGCATTCA GTCCTCGGCCATCTCAGTGGTAAAGATTCTTAGGGTCCTTCGTGTCCTTCGACCCCTGAGGGCCATCAACCGAGCCAAAGGCCTAAAG CACGTGGTGCAGTGTGTGTTCGTGGCCATCAGAACTATCGGTAACATCATGATCGTCACCACTCTGCTCCAGTTCATGTTCGCCTGTATCGGGGTGCAGCTATTTAAG GGGAAGTTCTATCGCTGCACGGATGAAGCCAAGTCCGCCCCAGATGAGTGCAA GGGTACCTACATCCTGTATAAGGATGGAGACGTGAACCAGCCAACCATCCACAAACGACTGTGGCACAACAGCGACTTCAACTTTGACAACGTCCTCATGGCTATGATGGCGCTGTTCACTGTGTCCACTTTTGAAGGCTGGCCTTC TTTACTGTACAAGGCGATCGACTCCAACAGGGAGAACTTGGGTCCCATTTACAACTACCGCGTGGAGATTTccatcttcttcatcatctacatcatcatcatcgcttTCTTCATGATGAACATCTTTGTAGGTTTTGTGATCGTCACGTTTCAGGAACAAGGAGAGAAAGAGTACAAAAACTGTGAACTCGACAAAAACCAG CGTCAGTGTGTGGAGTACGCTCTTAAGGCGCGGCCGCTGAGGAGGTACATCCCTAAGAACCCGTACCAGTACAAGTTCTGGTATGTGGTGAACTCCACTGGGTTTGAGTACATCATGTTTGTGCTCATTATGCTCAACACGCTCTGCCTGGCTGTACAG CACTACGGACAGTCAGCGCTCTTTAACTACGTGATGGACATCCTTAACATGGTCTTCACTACTGTCTTCACTGTGGAAATGGTTCTCAAACTCATCGCTTTCAAACCCAGG CACTATTTCACTGATGCTTGGAACACATTTGATGCCTTAATTGTTGTCGGTAGCGTCGTCGATATTGCTATCACTGAAGTTAAT AACACGGAGGACAGCGCTCGCATCTCCATCACCTTCTTCCGTCTGTTTCGAGTCATGCGGCTGGTCAAGCTCCTCAGCAGAGGGGAGGGCATTCGCACGCTGCTTTGGACTTTCATCAAATCCTTCCAG GCTCTGCCATATGTTGCTCTTCTGATAGCCATGCTGTTCTTCATCTACGCCGTCATCGGCATGCAG GTGTTTGGAAAGGTCGCCATGGTGGACGGCACGCACATCAACAGAAACAACAACTTCCAGACCTTCCCTCAGGCTGTGCTCCTCCTCTTCAG ATGTGCCACTGGAGAGGCGTGGCAGGAGATCATGTTGGCCTGTATAGCAGGGAAACTGTGTGACCCCGAGTCCGACTACAACCCCGGGGAGGAGATGACGTGTGGCAGTGGATTTGCAATAATTTACTTCATCAGCTTCTACATGCTCTGCGCCTTCCTG ATTATCAATTTGTTTGTGGCCGTCATCATGGACAACTTTGACTATCTAACACGTGATTGGTCCATTCTGGGTCCACACCACCTCGATGAATTCAAGAGAATTTGGTCCGAGTACGACCCAGAGGCTAA GGGCAGAATAAAACATCTGGATGTTGTGACACTTCTTCGTCGTATCCAGCCGCCTCTCGGCTTCGGCAAACTGTGCCCTCACAGAGTGGCCTGCAag AGGCTGGTGGCCATGAACATGCCTCTGAACAGTGACGGCACAGTCATGTTCAACGCCACTTTGTTTGCACTGGTGCGCACTGCTCTGAAGATCAAAACAGAAG GTAATCTGGAACAGGCCAATGAAGAACTGCGAGCTGTCATCAAGAAAATCTGGAAGAGAACCAGCATGAAGCTGCTGGATCAAGTGGTGCCTCCTGCTGGTG ATGATGAGGTAACCGTGGGGAAGTTCTATGCCACCTTCCTGATACAGGACTACTTTAGGAAATTCAAGAAACGTAAAGAGGAAGGCCTGGTGGGGGCTCACCCGACGCAGAACAACACAGCTATCGCTTTACAG GCTGGCCTTCGCACGCTTCATGATATTGGGCCCGAAATTCGGCGAGCGATATCATGTGATCTGCAAGATGACGAGCTAGTAGACTTTATTCCAGAGGAAGACGAGGAAATTTATAGG CGCAACGGCGGCCTCTTCGGTAACCACCTCATGAACGGTGGTCATCGGCGATCCAACGGCCACCAGACCAACGCAACGCAGCGCCCCCTGCAGGTGCAGCCTCCGCCTCACTACGCCCACATGGAGCAGCCGGTGGGACGGCTGTCTCGAGCCAACGCCATGTCCCACCCcaaccaccatcaccaccaccaccatcaccaccgcCACCACAACTCCTACGGCAAGTCTCCCAAATCCACCAACATCAACCTCAACAACGCCAACGTGTCCAGTCTGCCCAACGGAGGTCACCATCGTTACTACGAACACGCACCTCCCAATGGCTACCCGGGTCTTCGCAACGCCTACTACGACTACGAGAAGCCTCGGACGCCCCAAGGTCAAAG AAGGCGCTACTATGAGACCTATGTTAG GTCTCACGGAGTCGATGGACACCACCCCACCATCCGCAGGGAGGAGGAGTTTGAAGAAGACCGCCTCTCTGGGGAGTATTACAGCGGGGAGGAGTTTTATGAAGATGACAGTATGCTGTCAGGGGACAG GTATCAGAACAGTGACGCGGAGTACGAGACTCCCAAAGGTTACCATCACCCCGACAGTTACTATGAAGATGACGAGCAGCCTCTCTACCGAGACTCACGGAGGTCACCAAAGAGACGATTGCTTCCTGCCACACCTCAGGGTATCATACCCCCTG GTCACAGGAGGCCATCCTTCAACTTTGAGTGTCTGCGCAGACAAAGTAGCCAGGACGAGCTTCCACACCAGCGTACCGCTCTACCACTGCACCTTATGCAGCACCAG GTTATGGCTGTAGCAGGCCTGGACTCCAGCAGAGCCCACCGCCTCTCCCCAACCCGCTCCACCCGCTCCTGGGCCACTCCCCCTGCCACCCCGGCCAGTAAAGACCAGTCGCCATACTACACCCCTCTCATCCGTGTGGACCACCCACACAGGGAGAGTGCTGCTAGCAGCCAAGTGTCTGTGCGCAAGAGTTCCTGGTACACAGACGACCCCGAGTTCTCCCAGAGGATGTACTCGCCCGTCCACCTGCAGGTGCCACCTGAGTACCACAGCCAGTACCATCAGAAGAGAGGCAGCGCCACCAGCCTTGTGGAAGCG GTTTTGATATCAGAAGGGCTTGGGAGATACGCCAAGGATCCCAAGTTCGTCGCTGCCACAAAGCACGAGATAGCAGATGCATGTGAGATGACGATAGATGAGATGGAGAGTGCAGCCAGCCACCTGCTGAACGGAGGGATGGCCCCGAGCGTCAACGGGGTCAACGTGTTCCCCATTCTGACTCCGAGGGATTATGAACTGCAGGACACTGCAGCCAGCTACAGCGACGAGGAACCAGAGACGGAGCCAAGAGCTCCTTATGAGGAGGACCTGGCAGATGAGATGATCTGCATCACGACTTTATAG